Below is a genomic region from Prochlorococcus marinus str. MIT 0918.
AAGTAGATCTGGCAATGCTTTTGAGTCCCCTACCAATCTGAGGGTTTTTGCTGCTGCTCTTCTGACAATTACATTTGGATTATTTAGTAAGGCTATTCGTAATTCGGGGATAACTGTATTGCCAATTAAACCAAGACTTTCAGAGAAAGTCCTTCTTAACATGCCTCTTCTATCACCAAGACCGGCAATGATTTTTTTGATTAAATCTTTATCTGTGGAAGGTAGCTTACCTTCCAAGAGTTTCTTTTTTAGTTCTGAAGCTAGCAAGGTGGCTTCAGCCTCACTAAGCTGTGTTTTGTCTTGAAAATTGTTGGGATTAGAATTTTCTTTCAATTTTTTTTTTAACTAATCAACCACAAGAAAACCTTCATTTTAATCATAGTATTTATAAGTGGCCTCATTCCTTAACTGATGAACGCAAGTCCTTTTGATACACTTCCTGAATTAAGTCAAAAAGATGCATTAAAGATATTGCGAACCCCTTTAGAAGAATTAAAAATATCTAGTGATTATTATAAGGCAGTTTTTCATCTTTCCAAATACCCTTCAATACAAACAGAAGAAGCACTTTTGGAGTTACTACAAAATAAATCTAAAGCTCATTCTATTCTTATAGCAAAGAGGAAAGCCATTGAAGTACTTGGTAAAATGCAATGTAAAAAGGCTATCCCTTATATATCTAAAGCTTTAAAAAGTCGTGATCCGTACTTAGTAGAAAATAGTGCTTGGGCTCTTCAAGAAATAGGATGTGCAGATATTAAAATTCATAATTTAATTGGGACTTTATTAAACCAACCTTATCAAAATAAAAGAGTGCTTATACAAAGCTTATCTAAGATGGGTGCTAAATCTGAACTATCTAAAATTCAAAAGATTTTTGAAAAAAATGAAATATCACCTGGTGTAAAAGGGGCTGCAATTGCAGCATTTTCAATACTAGATGATCAAAATGATTATATTAACCAGCTTAAAGACTTTTTAGACCTTCCTAATCAAAATGATCGTCAATGTGCAGCACAGGATGTTATTGATGCTAAGGCATATCAATTGTTAGAGTATGTAATAGAAACGCCAATTTCACCTTTTTTTAGAATAAGGGCTATAACTTCATTATGGAATGGTTTGATAGATAAGTTTGGTACACAATATGTTTTAGATTTATTAGATACTGTTTTAATTGATAGTCCAACTAATATAAGGATTTTAAAAACATATAAATTTCATCCCAACTCTAAATTTTTGATTAAGGAATTATTTTCTCCTGATTTTAACCATTGCTTTATAGCTTTAAATAAAATCATTAAAATAAATAATATATCGGTATGGAAAGCTATAGATGACAATTGGTATGAACTAAAGAAAGAT
It encodes:
- a CDS encoding HEAT repeat domain-containing protein, with protein sequence MNASPFDTLPELSQKDALKILRTPLEELKISSDYYKAVFHLSKYPSIQTEEALLELLQNKSKAHSILIAKRKAIEVLGKMQCKKAIPYISKALKSRDPYLVENSAWALQEIGCADIKIHNLIGTLLNQPYQNKRVLIQSLSKMGAKSELSKIQKIFEKNEISPGVKGAAIAAFSILDDQNDYINQLKDFLDLPNQNDRQCAAQDVIDAKAYQLLEYVIETPISPFFRIRAITSLWNGLIDKFGTQYVLDLLDTVLIDSPTNIRILKTYKFHPNSKFLIKELFSPDFNHCFIALNKIIKINNISVWKAIDDNWYELKKDYGALYFLVILIRYLNFSEEEYREKAFELIDHCLDKSWPDFMKFKPQAIFTSMNLAPEFFLKNIELFLDEVSTPYWVSRYMSLICIERLLESGKNNFIKKYFLTKIEDPNQFVKTKAEYLYSKYL